The DNA segment TCTGGGGATCACTGCCCACCTGGGCGCGAACACCCGTGAGGCGCAGGAGCGCGTGGGCGCGGAGATCGTCTCGCGCGTGCTGGCCGCCTTGCAGGGCGACGTGAGCAAGGGCGCGGTGAACGCCCCGGCGCTGGACCCCAAGACGCTGGAGGCACTGGGCGGCTATCTGGATCTGGGCGAGAAGCTGGGCCGCATCCAGGGGCAACTGCTGCCCGGCGCGTATGACATCGAAGTGACCTTCCGGGGTGAGTTTCCGGTAGACCCGGCCCCGGTGGTCTCCAGCGTGCTGGTGGGTTACCTGTCGGGCAGCACCGACGAAAGGCCCAACATGATCAACGCCCGTGCGCTGGCCAAGGAACGCGGCCTGAATCTGGCCGTGCGCGAGCAGACCGACAGCCCGGATTACCAGACGGAAGTGATCGTGAAGGTCAGCACGCAGGGACCGGACAAGGCCCGCACCCGCACGGTGGGCGGCACGGTGTTTGGCCGCAGCCCGCGCCTGACCCGCCTGCGCGATTACCGCGTGGAACTGGAGCCGGAGGGCTACATTCTGATCGCCAGTAATCAGGACAAGCCTGGAGCAGTGGCGCAGCTCAGCACGCTCCTGGGAACGTGGGGCGTGAACATCGCCGGGATGGCACTGGGGCGCGCACAACGCGGTGGGGAGGCGCTGTTCACGTTGACGCTGGACGAGGGGCTGAGCGCCGAGCAATTGCGGGCGGTGCGTGATCTGGACGTGATTGACAGCGCCTATCTGGTGAAGGTGTAGGCATCTGGAGCAGGGCCATTTTTTTCAATCAAATGACGGCCTGCCCGATGAACTCTCCCCCATCTGCCGCTTCGCCCCTCTGTGCCGTGTCATCAGCTTGATATGACGCACCCGCACCGGGACGCCCTGCCCGTCGCCTCTTTTACAAGGAATGAGGTTGAGGGGCAGGGCGAGCAGCGAACCCGCTCCCTGCCCCCAGCCCGCTAATCCAGCCGATGGCCGCGCTGGTACTGCGGAACGATTTCCACCTCCACATCCAGACGCTTCGCGGCAAACTGGGACCAGTGCGGATCACCCAGCAGGGGGCGGGCCAGCGCAATCAGGTCGGCGTCGCCGTCTTGCAGGATGCGCTCGGCCTGTTCCGGCGACTCGATCATGCCCACGGCCATCACGTCCATACCGGACACGGCCTTCTTGACGGCGGAGGCGAAGGGCACCTGATAGCCGGGTTCAGGGGTGATCTGCTGCGCAGTGGTCAGGCCGCCGCTGCTGACGTCCAGCACGTCTACCCCGTGCCGGTAAAGCAGGCCCGCCAGTTTCACGGTCTGCTCCAGATCCCAGCCGCCCTCGGCCCAATCGGTGGCACTGAGGCGCACGAACAGCGGCTTGTGCATGGGCCAGCCGCCACGCACGGCCCGCACCACTTCCATCACGAAGCGCGTGCGGTTCTCGAAGGAGCCGCCGTAATCATCGGTGCGCGAGTTGGACAGCGGCGACAGGAACTGGTGCAGCAGGTAGCCGTGCGCGGCGTGGACCTCGATCACGTCAAAACCCGCCATTTCCGCACGCTGGGCGGCGGCCACGAAATCCTGGGTCACGCGCTCGATGTCGGCCACCGTCATGGCGCTGGGCGTGGGAAAGATCGGCGCGAAGGACTGCGTGTCCGGCCCGATCAACTCCCAGCCGCCGTACTCG comes from the Deinococcus sp. AJ005 genome and includes:
- a CDS encoding NADH:flavin oxidoreductase/NADH oxidase; its protein translation is MPDNAPKLFQPLKLQRLTLPNRIVVSPMCMYSAHDGLANDFHLVHLGQFALAGAGLIFTEAAAVSPEGRISPEDLGLWSDDHIVPLGRVTDFIHAHGRLVGIQLAHAGRKASTYAPWRGKGAVPHEYGGWELIGPDTQSFAPIFPTPSAMTVADIERVTQDFVAAAQRAEMAGFDVIEVHAAHGYLLHQFLSPLSNSRTDDYGGSFENRTRFVMEVVRAVRGGWPMHKPLFVRLSATDWAEGGWDLEQTVKLAGLLYRHGVDVLDVSSGGLTTAQQITPEPGYQVPFASAVKKAVSGMDVMAVGMIESPEQAERILQDGDADLIALARPLLGDPHWSQFAAKRLDVEVEIVPQYQRGHRLD